In Trichoderma asperellum chromosome 1, complete sequence, a single window of DNA contains:
- a CDS encoding uncharacterized protein (SECRETED:SignalP(1-20)~CAZy:GH13) — protein sequence MCVYKMKLRSAVPLLLQISLPAVLGADTADWKSRTIYFALTDRIARSSSDTGGDACSNLNDYCGGTFQGLESKLDYIKGMGFDAIWITPVVTNSDFGYHGYWAQDINSINSHYGSSDDLKSLVDAAHSKGFYMMVDVVANHMGNANITDDSPSPLNQDSSYHTKCDIDFNNQTSVENCWLAGLPDLDTQSPTIRSLYQDWVSNLVSTYGFDGVRIDTVRHVEQDYWPGFVNATGVYCIGEVFNGDPDFMQPYQSLMPGLLNYAIFYPLNAFYQQTGSSQSLVDTHDRLSSFPDPTALGTFVDNHDNPRFLSVKNDTSLFKNALTYTILGRGIPIVYYGSEQAFSGSNDPANREDLWRSGYNTETDMYNAISKLTFAKHTAGGLADNDHKHLYVEPTAYAWSRAGGKLVAFTTNSGSGSSAQFCFGTQVPNGSWQNVFDSGNGPTYTADGNGQLCLNTTNGEPIVLLSS from the exons CTATAAGATGAAGCTTCGATCCGCTGTCCCGCTGCTCTTGCAGATTTCTCTCCCGGCCGTTCTCGGCGCCGACACTGCAGACTGGAAGTCTCGTACCATCTACTTTGCCCTAACAGACCGAATTGCTCGCAGCTCAAGCGACACGGGCGGTGATGCGTGTTCAAATCTGAATGACTACTGCGGTGGTACGTTTCAGGGCTTGGAGAGCAAGTTGGACTACATCAAGGGCATGGGATTCGATGCCATCTGGATCACCCCCGTCGTTACCA ACAGCGATTTCGGATACCACGGTTACTGGGCTCAGGATATTAATTCCATCAATTCTCACTATGGTTCCTCGGATGATTTAAAGAgtcttgttgatgctgctcatagcaag GGCTTCTACATGATGGTCGATGTCGTCGCCAACCATATGGGAAACGCAAACATCACAGACgactctccctctcctctgAACCAAGACTCCTCATACCACACAAAGTGTGACATCGACTTCAACAACCAGACCAGCGTCGAAAACTGTTGGCTCGCCGGCCTCCCGGATCTTGACACTCAAAGCCCTACCATCAGGAGCTTGTACCAGGACTGGGTGTCCAACCTTGTATCTACATACGGCTTCGACGGCGTCCGCATTGACACCGTCAGGCACGTCGAGCAGGACTACTGGCCCGGCTTTGTCAACGCAACCGGCGTGTACTGTATTGGTGAAGTCTTCAACGGAGACCCAGACTTTATGCAGCCCTACCAATCGCTCATGCCTGGTCTGCTCAACTATGCCATATTCTACCCCCTCAATGCCTTTTATCAACAGACGGGCTCCTCTCAAAGCTTGGTTGACACGCATGACCGGCTTAGCTCGTTCCCTGACCCGACGGCGCTGGGTACCTTTGTCGATAACCACGACAACCCTCGCTTTCTCAGCGTCAAGAACGACACCTCTCTGTTCAAGAACGCTCTGACTTACACCATCCTCGGCCGAGGCATCCCCATTGTCTACTACGGCTCCGAGCAAGCCTTTTCAGGAAGCAACGACCCCGCCAACAGAGAAGACCTCTGGCGCAGCGGCTACAACACCGAGACCGACATGTACAACGCCATCTCCAAGCTCACATTTGCCAAGCACACCGCCGGTGGCCTTGCCGACAACGACCACAAGCACTTGTATGTTGAGCCCACGGCATATGCCTGGAGCCGTGCCGGCGGCAAGCTGGTGGCCTTTACGACCAATAGCGGCAGTGGCAGCTCGGCCCAGTTCTGCTTTGGCACGCAGGTCCCCAACGGTAGCTGGCAGAATGTGTTTGACTCTGGCAACGGCCCGACTTACACCGCCGACGGCAATGGACAGCTCTGCTTGAACACTACGAATGGCGAGCCGATTGTGCTGCTGTCCTCGTAA
- a CDS encoding uncharacterized protein (SECRETED:SignalP(1-25)~CAZy:GH13), with the protein MKLRSAVPLLLQISLPAVLGADTADWKSRTIYFALTDRIARSSSDTGGDACSNLNDYCGGTFQGLESKLDYIKGMGFDAIWITPVVTNSDFGYHGYWAQDINSINSHYGSSDDLKSLVDAAHSKGFYMMVDVVANHMGNANITDDSPSPLNQDSSYHTKCDIDFNNQTSVENCWLAGLPDLDTQSPTIRSLYQDWVSNLVSTYGFDGVRIDTVRHVEQDYWPGFVNATGVYCIGEVFNGDPDFMQPYQSLMPGLLNYAIFYPLNAFYQQTGSSQSLVDTHDRLSSFPDPTALGTFVDNHDNPRFLSVKNDTSLFKNALTYTILGRGIPIVYYGSEQAFSGSNDPANREDLWRSGYNTETDMYNAISKLTFAKHTAGGLADNDHKHLYVEPTAYAWSRAGGKLVAFTTNSGSGSSAQFCFGTQVPNGSWQNVFDSGNGPTYTADGNGQLCLNTTNGEPIVLLSS; encoded by the exons ATGAAGCTTCGATCCGCTGTCCCGCTGCTCTTGCAGATTTCTCTCCCGGCCGTTCTCGGCGCCGACACTGCAGACTGGAAGTCTCGTACCATCTACTTTGCCCTAACAGACCGAATTGCTCGCAGCTCAAGCGACACGGGCGGTGATGCGTGTTCAAATCTGAATGACTACTGCGGTGGTACGTTTCAGGGCTTGGAGAGCAAGTTGGACTACATCAAGGGCATGGGATTCGATGCCATCTGGATCACCCCCGTCGTTACCA ACAGCGATTTCGGATACCACGGTTACTGGGCTCAGGATATTAATTCCATCAATTCTCACTATGGTTCCTCGGATGATTTAAAGAgtcttgttgatgctgctcatagcaag GGCTTCTACATGATGGTCGATGTCGTCGCCAACCATATGGGAAACGCAAACATCACAGACgactctccctctcctctgAACCAAGACTCCTCATACCACACAAAGTGTGACATCGACTTCAACAACCAGACCAGCGTCGAAAACTGTTGGCTCGCCGGCCTCCCGGATCTTGACACTCAAAGCCCTACCATCAGGAGCTTGTACCAGGACTGGGTGTCCAACCTTGTATCTACATACGGCTTCGACGGCGTCCGCATTGACACCGTCAGGCACGTCGAGCAGGACTACTGGCCCGGCTTTGTCAACGCAACCGGCGTGTACTGTATTGGTGAAGTCTTCAACGGAGACCCAGACTTTATGCAGCCCTACCAATCGCTCATGCCTGGTCTGCTCAACTATGCCATATTCTACCCCCTCAATGCCTTTTATCAACAGACGGGCTCCTCTCAAAGCTTGGTTGACACGCATGACCGGCTTAGCTCGTTCCCTGACCCGACGGCGCTGGGTACCTTTGTCGATAACCACGACAACCCTCGCTTTCTCAGCGTCAAGAACGACACCTCTCTGTTCAAGAACGCTCTGACTTACACCATCCTCGGCCGAGGCATCCCCATTGTCTACTACGGCTCCGAGCAAGCCTTTTCAGGAAGCAACGACCCCGCCAACAGAGAAGACCTCTGGCGCAGCGGCTACAACACCGAGACCGACATGTACAACGCCATCTCCAAGCTCACATTTGCCAAGCACACCGCCGGTGGCCTTGCCGACAACGACCACAAGCACTTGTATGTTGAGCCCACGGCATATGCCTGGAGCCGTGCCGGCGGCAAGCTGGTGGCCTTTACGACCAATAGCGGCAGTGGCAGCTCGGCCCAGTTCTGCTTTGGCACGCAGGTCCCCAACGGTAGCTGGCAGAATGTGTTTGACTCTGGCAACGGCCCGACTTACACCGCCGACGGCAATGGACAGCTCTGCTTGAACACTACGAATGGCGAGCCGATTGTGCTGCTGTCCTCGTAA